A segment of the Chitinophagaceae bacterium genome:
ATACCGATAAGAATTATGAAATGAGGGGTTACCCCATAAAGTAAAAGTGATATAATGATTGTAATAACAGGTGCCCCGGCGTTTGTTAAAGGGCTTACCACAATTGCACGTCCATGTCTGAATGCGTACACTAGAAAAAGTGCCCCAAAAGAATTTAAGATTTGAATGGCTGCAGCTAAATAGGGGCCTTTAAATCCCCAATTGATTTCCTGCTTAAAATCTGTCATTAATACAGCTACGGGAATCAGGCCAATGCCTGAAATCATCATATAAAAGAAAATACTTTCTGCTGTAGTATGGTTATTGGCAACTTTCATAAAATAAGCCTGAATACCCCATAATAAAAAGACTAATAATGCAAGAAAAATCCACCATACACCAAATCTTTGACCAGTTTCAGGTGGCTGGTAAGATAGCAGCGGAATGGCAATGATAGCCAATGCAATGCCGAACCAGGATTTGGATGAAGCTTTTTCTTTCAGGAATTTCAAAGAGAGAAAAATTGTTACTAGCGGGGATAATGAAATAAATGGAAAAACCAAATAAGCCGGACCTGTTCTGAGTGCCTGAAATAATAATAACTGGCCAACAGAACCGGAAAAACCAATAATCAAACCATGGGTTACCGCTTTTTTATGAGTGTCTAATTTCCAGCCTGTCAGCTTCATACCAATTACTGCGGGAATAATCATGGTTAACGACCAGGTTATGTAACCGAGCGTGGCCGGAAATCCCGCTTTTTCCGGAATTTCAATAAAGGCACCCCATACCCCCCAAAAAACAGTTGTTACTAAAGCATAAATGAACCAGGAATTATGTTTCATAATGAGGCGTTTAATTTTTGCTATGATTCAATAAAAAAAAGTAAAAAAGTAAGGTAAAGAAAATATATTTGATAGTATTTTTCTTTATCTTGCTAAAATGAAATGAATTTGTAAATCTAAAAGTAAAAATAATTATTGATTAAAGAGTACAATTAAAAATAGATGATATGGAAAGAAGAAAATTTGTAAAGGATGCCGCATTAGCTACTGCAGCTTTTAGTATCATTCCCTCAATACGTTTGATGGCAAATGCTGATAAAAGGGTTAAGCTGGCTTTAATTGGAGTTGGTTTAAGAGGACAAAGCCATTTGGATAATCTGCTTCGCAGAAATGATGTAGAAGTGGTTGCTATATGTGACATAGATGAGAGGATGCTCAGTATGTCAGCAGAGCTATTTAAAAAATCCGGGAAGTCAATGCCCCCGGTGTTCAAAGGTGATCCATTCGCCTACAGAAAACTTCTGGAGCTGAAAAATATTGATGCAGTTATCATTTCTACTCCCTGGGAATGGCATACTGTGATGATTGTTGATAGTTTACAGGCTGGAATAAAGTATGTTGGAACCGAGGTTATGTTGGGCATTACTCTTGATGATCACTGGAAAGTTGTTCATGAAGCTGAAAAGCAGAAAGCTCATGTGTCTATGTTGGAAAATGCCTGTTATTTCAGAGATGTATTGGCCGTACTTAATATGGTAAGACAGGGGCTTTTTGGAGAAATCATTCATTTGCAGGCGGGGTATCAACACGATTTAAGAGGAGTAAAATTCAATAACGGTGTTGATCCTTATGACAGTGGTGCCGAGTTTGGAGAAAAAGGCTTTTCGGAAGCAAAATGGCGAACAAATCATTCCATACACCGCAATGGTGATTTATATCCCACACATGGAATAGGGCCAGTTGCCACAATGATTGATATTAATAAAGGGAATCGTTTTTTATCACTTAATTCTTTTGCAACAAAGTCAAGAGGGCTCCATGAATATATTGTAAAAAAGGGAGGGAAAGATCACCCTAATGCCAATGTAAAATTTAAACTGGGTGATATTGTAACTACTCAAATTAAATGTGCCAATGGGGAAACAATTTTACTGCAACATGATACCAACCTGCCACGGCCTTATTCTCTTGGCTACCGTGTGCAGGGTACAAAGGGGTTGTGGATGCAACTAAACCATTCTGTTTATGTTGAAGATTCATCTCCGAAACACCAATGGGAAGACGAAAAAAAATGGATGGAAAAATACGATCATCCATTATGGAAAAAATGGGGTAGCAGTGATATAGAAAATGCAGCAGGTCATGGGGGAATAGACTTTTTTGTACTTCATGGTTTTATTGAATCAATTAAGCGCCGTGTTGCACCACAAATGGATGTATATGACGCGGCGGCTTGGAGTGCCATAACCCCCCTTAGTGAAATGAGTATAGAACTGGGTAATGAAACCATTGACTTCCCCGATTTTACCAATGGGCAATGGATGTACAGGAAAAACAGTTTTGGGATAACGGAAGATTTCTAACGAATGCTTTTTGTGATACTATTCTTTTTTGTACTGTTTTGTGTGGCTGACCGGGTGTATTTAAAATTGTCCCCACCAGCCAGCGACAATTTTAAATGCACCAGGCTGACCAGAAAATTTTATTCAAATTTATTTTTCCTTACTTTTGGAGCATAAAATAGAAAAGGTAAAAAATAGCGACTGATATACAATATTTTAAGTTTGCATTACACCAAAAATTTGTAATTCAGATTTTTATTTCCTAAACTAAATTATCAATTTTTCTTTAAAGAATAATTATGGAAAAAGGTCAGGGTAAATCTACAGTAGGCCGAAGAATAAAAATAATAGAATCTCTCAAATTAAACGGCCAGGTGAATGTAGCAGAACTAAGTGAATCTTTAGGCGTAACCGTAGTAACTGTAAGAAATGATTTGAAACAGTTGGAAAAAAAAGGCGTGCTTATAAGGGCAAGAGGTGGAGCAATAAAAGTTGGACAAAGCAGTTCGGACGAGGATTACCCATTGTCTGACAAGCAAAAAAAACATCTCGTTGAAAAAATTGAGATCGGGAAAAAAGCGGCTGAATTAATTGAAGACAGCAATACAATCATTATAGATTCAGGATCTACTACTTTTGAGTTGGCAAAAAATCTGAAAAAATTCAGGGATCTTACTGTTATAACCAACGCATTGAATGTAGCCACCCTGCTGGCCGAATATAGCAATGTTAATGTGATTGTTCCGGGTGGAATGTTGAAGAAAAATTCAATGTCGCTGGTAGGTATGCTGGCAGAAAAGGGGTTTAATGATTATTTCTGCGATAAACTGTTTTTAGGTGTAGATGGCTTTGATTTGGGTTTCGGTATCTCAACCCCCAATCCGGAAGAAGCTCATTTAAACCAAGTGATGATTGAAATATCGAAAGAAGTGATTGTAGTGGCGGATTCCAGTAAGTTTCAAAAAAGAGGCTTTGCATTTATTGCTCCAGTAAATAAAATTCATACAGTGGTTACTGATAAAGGCATTACTGCTGAAAACAAATTAAAACTCGAAGGCATGGGCGTTAAGGTTGTAATTGCATAAACTTTACCATTTACAGTGCACCAATTTGTCAGTCGGTAAACGTCGGTAATTAAATCAATTAAAACTGCCTCTCATTAATTCAGTGAAAACACAGCGGCTTCTTTTTGACTGTCTCCCATAAACTACCACCTAATTCTTGCAAATCTAACAAAGTCTGATACTGGCACCAGAAATTTCTCTACAGAAGGAATATTATTTCTTCGAGAAATAAATTATCACAAACGCTTATCTTTTTACCAAGGAATAATCTAATGCGAATTACAGATTTACAAAGCAAATATTATAGTAAAAAGATCTTCTAAACACCAATTTGAGTACCTAACTGTTTAAAACAACAGAGGCTATGCTTTCGGATTCTGGTGGCGTGAACTGTTTGGCTTATTATTCAGTGGTTTTGATTTTTTACAAAGTGCATTCAGAAAATTACTTTTCTACAGCCAATGTATTTAGAACGGGATTTATAACATGCTAATTAATAGAAGGTTATTCAAACGAAAGTGGGATATATAAAAGAAATGAGTAAAAAAGAAAAAATATGTAAGAAAAAAAAGTTGAAAAATATAAAAAGAAAATTTTTTTATTTCAAAACCTTTCTTTTAACTTTAACTGTCAATTAAATACTTAGTTTATAAAAAAATAAACGATGAAATCAAAACTGCACCAAAGGGTAATACTGCTTACCTGTTTTTTACTTGCTTTTCTTGTTAATCTCCAGGCGCAACGCCAAACTGTTTCTGGTATTGTATTTTCTGAGAGTGAAAAAACCCCATTAGCCGGAGTTAGTGTTACCGTACAAGGGGCAGCTACTGGTACTGTTACAGATGAAAAAGGGAAATACAGCATATCAGTATCTTCTGGAAATGTAATAATCGTTTTTTCTTTCACGGGTTATATTTCCCAAACGGTGAATGTAAATAACAGATCCACTATTGATATTACCCTGACAAGGAGCGATGGTCAACTTGCCGAAGTAGTTGTTACAGCGGTTGGTATTGAAAGACAAAAAAAATCGCTTGGTTATTCAGCACAAACAGTAAAAGGTGATGAACTGTTAAAAGCAAGAGAAATAAATGTAGCAAATTCACTGCAGGGCAAAGTAGCTGGTGTGTTTGTTAGTCCATCCTCCACCGGCCCGGGGGGATCAACTTATATTAATATACGGGGCGCCAGTTCATTTACCGGTAATAACCAACCTTTATATGTTGTAGATGGAGTACCAATTGACAACCAAACCCTGGGAGCTCCGGATTTATATAACAGTAAGGGGCAAAGCCGGGATTATGGAGACGGTATTGGTAATATACTGGCTGATGATATTGCATCGGTAACAGTTTTAAAGGGCCCCAATGCTGCTGCATTGTATGGAGCCCGTGGCGCAACCGGTGTTATTTTAATTACCACAAAAAAGGGAAGTGCCGGTAAAAAAATTGGTGTTGACTACACAATAAACGCAACGTTCGAAAAACCGAATGTTTTACCAAAACGTCAGAATGCGTATGGCCCTGGTTATGATGATGTAATTGATTATTGGTATGATGCCACAGTCGGGGGACAGCCGGTTAAAGTGCTTCCAAACTGGATACCTGATATGTGGGGAGCAAAATTTGACGGAAGGGCCGTTACAATTGAACAATGGCCTGATGCGGGAGTATTAAAGTATAGTGGCGCTGGCGATGATAATGTAAGCAAGTTTTACCGTACAGGCAGCACCTTGAGCAACACTCTTGCTGTTTCAGGAAGTAATGATAAAGCCAATTTCAGATTATCATTGAATGATCTGAGAAATAAAGGAATTTATCCTACATCCAAATTAGACCGCCAAACGATTAATTTAAAAGCTGGTTTTAATGCAACAGATAAATTATATGTAGAAGGTAAAATAAACTATATACGGCAACACGGCGAAAACAGGCCTGGCAGCGGTCTTGATATTAACACGATTTCTATGTCATTAAACAGGATCCCTGCATTTGTTAGTTTGGATTTGCTTAAAAATTACAAAACTGCTGATGGGCAATCCAACAACTGGACTGACGGAAGGCCCTTTAACCCATACTGGATTCTTTATGAAATGCCAGGGCAGGATAGCAGGGATCGTATTATAGGATATGTTTTGGCACGATATAAATTCAATAACTGGCTTACTTTGCGGGCAAGGACTGGAACCGATTTTTATACTGATATCAGGAATTCGCATATTGGTGTAAATACACCCACTGGTTTCAGCAATCTTCGCCGTGGCCAGGTAAATAACTCAGAGGCACATATTAAAGAGGAGAACAGCGATGTACTGCTTACAGCAGATGGGAAGCTTACCAATCAGTTTACAGGATCTTTTTCTGTTGGTGCCAACCACTTGAACAGAAGAGAAGAATATATGTTTGCCCAGGGAAATAACCTGAACATTGATGGTATTTATAACCTTGCCAATGCAGGTCTTGTTGTAGCCTCCACTTATCTGGAAAGAAAGCAGATAAATTCAGCCTATTTTACAGGTCAGTTAGGATATAAGAATTATCTTTTTCTTGATGTTTCAGGCAGAAATGACTGGTCTTCTACTCTTGGTGTAAATAATTACTCTTTTTTCTATCCTTCAGTCAGTACAAGTTTTGCTTTTACAGATGCCTTTAGTTTCAATCCAAAGATTTTATCTTTTGGTAAACTCAGGGTATCTTATGCACAGGCTGGAAATGATGCAAGTCCTTACCGAACTAAAATTGGCTATTACCTTTACCCAGGAAGTTTTAACGGACAGCAATACGCCGGTATTCAGGGCGACATCCCGCTCTTAGATCTTAAGAACGAACTGACAGGTTCTGTTGAGGTTGGAACTGAATTAAGGTTTTTGAATAACAGGATTGGTCTTGATTTAACTTATTATAATTCATCAACCAAAAATCAGATTGTAGGTATTAATATTCCACAGGCAACAGGATTCAATTCCAAACTGATTAATGCTGGTGAGATAAGGAACCAGGGGATAGAAATCCTCCTGACCGGCACACCTGTTAAAACAAAAAACATTACCTGGGATGTTACGTTGAATTTATCCAGGAACAGATCAAAAGTAATTTCTCTTGCGCCGGGTATTGATGCGCTTACACTAACGAGTACTGGTGAAATGAGTATTGAAGCCAGGCCAGGCCTGCCCTATGGAAACATTGTAGGCTATGCTTTTAAAAGGAATCCGGATGGAGATAAATGGTTAGATGACGATGGAAGATATCAACAGGAAGACAGCGTATCTGTTCTAGGCAATATTCAGCCCGATTTTATAGGTGGATTGAACAATAGTTTTTCTTATAAAGGATTTACAATAAGTGTACTGGTTGATTTTAGAAAAGGAGGTAAAATATTTTCTTATTCTAAACAACAGCAATGGAGTAATGGAACAGGAAAAACTACCGAAAATGGAGAGAACCTGATATCAGACGGGGTTATCCTGAATTCAACTACTGGCAAATTTGAAAAGAGTACTAAGGTTGTTGGCAGAATGAATTATTATACCAGCATGAGTTGGGGAAATATTGCAGAAGCTTTTGTACTTCCTGCAGACTATGCAGCCCTTCGGGAAATATCAGTGGGATACGATGTAGGTACTATTTTAAAGAAAAGTATTTTTCGCACAGCAAAATTATCCATCGTGGGAAGAAACCTCTTATACATCTATAGAAACCCTGAGCTTAAACTAATGGGTGCAAATCCTGAAGGCGCTTATGGCCCCAGCACTGTTGCCCAGGGATTTGAAACTACAGGAATACCATCCACAAGGAGTGTAGGTATTAATTTATCATTTTCTTTCTAACCATCATGCTTAAAATGAAATATTATGAAGCGTAATACTCTATTAATAAAAATTGTAACCGTTGTTTTTTGTGCAGCATTCATTACAGGGTGTACAAAAAAATTT
Coding sequences within it:
- a CDS encoding DMT family transporter, producing MKHNSWFIYALVTTVFWGVWGAFIEIPEKAGFPATLGYITWSLTMIIPAVIGMKLTGWKLDTHKKAVTHGLIIGFSGSVGQLLLFQALRTGPAYLVFPFISLSPLVTIFLSLKFLKEKASSKSWFGIALAIIAIPLLSYQPPETGQRFGVWWIFLALLVFLLWGIQAYFMKVANNHTTAESIFFYMMISGIGLIPVAVLMTDFKQEINWGFKGPYLAAAIQILNSFGALFLVYAFRHGRAIVVSPLTNAGAPVITIIISLLLYGVTPHFIILIGMVLAVLALFLLAN
- a CDS encoding Gfo/Idh/MocA family oxidoreductase, which produces MERRKFVKDAALATAAFSIIPSIRLMANADKRVKLALIGVGLRGQSHLDNLLRRNDVEVVAICDIDERMLSMSAELFKKSGKSMPPVFKGDPFAYRKLLELKNIDAVIISTPWEWHTVMIVDSLQAGIKYVGTEVMLGITLDDHWKVVHEAEKQKAHVSMLENACYFRDVLAVLNMVRQGLFGEIIHLQAGYQHDLRGVKFNNGVDPYDSGAEFGEKGFSEAKWRTNHSIHRNGDLYPTHGIGPVATMIDINKGNRFLSLNSFATKSRGLHEYIVKKGGKDHPNANVKFKLGDIVTTQIKCANGETILLQHDTNLPRPYSLGYRVQGTKGLWMQLNHSVYVEDSSPKHQWEDEKKWMEKYDHPLWKKWGSSDIENAAGHGGIDFFVLHGFIESIKRRVAPQMDVYDAAAWSAITPLSEMSIELGNETIDFPDFTNGQWMYRKNSFGITEDF
- a CDS encoding DeoR/GlpR transcriptional regulator; translation: MEKGQGKSTVGRRIKIIESLKLNGQVNVAELSESLGVTVVTVRNDLKQLEKKGVLIRARGGAIKVGQSSSDEDYPLSDKQKKHLVEKIEIGKKAAELIEDSNTIIIDSGSTTFELAKNLKKFRDLTVITNALNVATLLAEYSNVNVIVPGGMLKKNSMSLVGMLAEKGFNDYFCDKLFLGVDGFDLGFGISTPNPEEAHLNQVMIEISKEVIVVADSSKFQKRGFAFIAPVNKIHTVVTDKGITAENKLKLEGMGVKVVIA
- a CDS encoding SusC/RagA family TonB-linked outer membrane protein; its protein translation is MKSKLHQRVILLTCFLLAFLVNLQAQRQTVSGIVFSESEKTPLAGVSVTVQGAATGTVTDEKGKYSISVSSGNVIIVFSFTGYISQTVNVNNRSTIDITLTRSDGQLAEVVVTAVGIERQKKSLGYSAQTVKGDELLKAREINVANSLQGKVAGVFVSPSSTGPGGSTYINIRGASSFTGNNQPLYVVDGVPIDNQTLGAPDLYNSKGQSRDYGDGIGNILADDIASVTVLKGPNAAALYGARGATGVILITTKKGSAGKKIGVDYTINATFEKPNVLPKRQNAYGPGYDDVIDYWYDATVGGQPVKVLPNWIPDMWGAKFDGRAVTIEQWPDAGVLKYSGAGDDNVSKFYRTGSTLSNTLAVSGSNDKANFRLSLNDLRNKGIYPTSKLDRQTINLKAGFNATDKLYVEGKINYIRQHGENRPGSGLDINTISMSLNRIPAFVSLDLLKNYKTADGQSNNWTDGRPFNPYWILYEMPGQDSRDRIIGYVLARYKFNNWLTLRARTGTDFYTDIRNSHIGVNTPTGFSNLRRGQVNNSEAHIKEENSDVLLTADGKLTNQFTGSFSVGANHLNRREEYMFAQGNNLNIDGIYNLANAGLVVASTYLERKQINSAYFTGQLGYKNYLFLDVSGRNDWSSTLGVNNYSFFYPSVSTSFAFTDAFSFNPKILSFGKLRVSYAQAGNDASPYRTKIGYYLYPGSFNGQQYAGIQGDIPLLDLKNELTGSVEVGTELRFLNNRIGLDLTYYNSSTKNQIVGINIPQATGFNSKLINAGEIRNQGIEILLTGTPVKTKNITWDVTLNLSRNRSKVISLAPGIDALTLTSTGEMSIEARPGLPYGNIVGYAFKRNPDGDKWLDDDGRYQQEDSVSVLGNIQPDFIGGLNNSFSYKGFTISVLVDFRKGGKIFSYSKQQQWSNGTGKTTENGENLISDGVILNSTTGKFEKSTKVVGRMNYYTSMSWGNIAEAFVLPADYAALREISVGYDVGTILKKSIFRTAKLSIVGRNLLYIYRNPELKLMGANPEGAYGPSTVAQGFETTGIPSTRSVGINLSFSF